One Azospirillum sp. B510 genomic window carries:
- a CDS encoding DUF2889 domain-containing protein, translating to MSAPSLSAPAAREPIHTRRVTCEGFRRADGLWDIEGHLTDVKSYGFQTDERGHVEPGTPVHEMWMRLTVDDTMTVKAVEAVTRHSPYQACGSITPAFQALVGLRIAPGWTNAVKARLGGPKGCTHLVELLGPMATTAFQTIFPILSREAAERAKAAGKRPRDDGKRPVLLNMCHIFDSNGEVARKTWPGHYTGPTADPENGDAAHEEAAE from the coding sequence ATGTCCGCGCCCTCGCTGTCCGCCCCCGCCGCGCGCGAGCCGATCCACACCCGCCGCGTCACCTGCGAGGGCTTCCGGCGCGCCGACGGGCTGTGGGACATCGAAGGCCACCTGACCGACGTCAAGAGCTATGGCTTCCAGACGGATGAGCGCGGTCATGTGGAGCCCGGAACGCCGGTCCACGAGATGTGGATGCGCCTGACGGTCGACGACACGATGACCGTCAAGGCGGTGGAGGCGGTGACCCGGCACAGCCCCTACCAAGCCTGCGGCAGCATCACACCGGCATTCCAGGCGCTGGTTGGCTTGCGCATCGCGCCCGGCTGGACCAATGCCGTGAAGGCCCGGCTGGGCGGACCGAAGGGTTGCACCCATCTGGTCGAACTGCTGGGACCGATGGCGACCACCGCCTTTCAGACCATCTTCCCGATCCTGTCCCGCGAGGCCGCCGAGCGCGCCAAGGCGGCCGGAAAACGGCCGCGGGACGATGGCAAGCGGCCGGTGCTGCTGAACATGTGCCACATCTTCGACAGCAACGGCGAGGTGGCTCGCAAGACCTGGCCCGGCCATTATACCGGCCCGACAGCCGATCCCGAAAACGGAGACGCCGCCCACGAAGAGGCGGCGGAGTAG
- a CDS encoding CBS domain-containing protein, which yields MPTRRLMPDVIRNQELSCLPPGATVRDAATLMAERRIAAVLVTEGRALKGIVTERDMTTRVVAAGLDPETTPLSSVMTADPDTLEPSATALAALDLMERRHYRHLPVAVDGEVVGMVSIRDLFAVVRTHLEDELRSREAYMFGSGYSAEATLG from the coding sequence ATGCCGACACGCCGACTGATGCCTGATGTCATCAGGAACCAGGAGCTTTCCTGCCTGCCTCCGGGGGCCACCGTGCGCGACGCCGCCACGCTGATGGCGGAACGGCGCATCGCCGCGGTCCTGGTCACCGAAGGCCGCGCACTGAAGGGCATCGTCACCGAACGCGACATGACCACCCGCGTGGTCGCGGCCGGCCTCGACCCCGAAACCACCCCGCTGTCCTCGGTGATGACCGCCGATCCCGACACGCTGGAACCTTCGGCCACCGCGCTGGCGGCACTCGACCTGATGGAGCGGCGCCATTATCGCCACTTGCCGGTGGCGGTGGATGGCGAGGTCGTCGGCATGGTGTCGATCCGCGACCTGTTCGCGGTGGTGCGCACCCATCTGGAGGACGAGTTGCGCAGCCGCGAGGCCTATATGTTCGGCTCCGGCTATTCGGCGGAAGCGACGCTGGGTTGA
- a CDS encoding ribbon-helix-helix domain-containing protein: MIGGHRTSMRLEPSMWDALEDIGRREGLTVNRLCTQIKERIEEQARRRGINPEDADVTLTSAVRVFIASYYRRACTEDGHMRAGHGGSDPFIGTPFDLPPADEADGGKAAVAAEGGYPPGSALSSSAGSSHPRLDA; encoded by the coding sequence ATGATCGGCGGTCACCGCACGAGCATGCGGCTGGAACCATCGATGTGGGATGCTCTGGAGGACATCGGCCGTCGGGAGGGTCTGACCGTCAACCGTCTCTGCACCCAGATCAAGGAGCGGATCGAGGAACAGGCGCGCCGTCGGGGCATAAATCCGGAAGACGCGGATGTCACGCTGACATCCGCGGTTCGCGTCTTCATCGCCTCCTATTACCGCCGCGCCTGTACGGAGGATGGGCACATGCGCGCCGGCCATGGCGGCAGCGATCCGTTCATCGGCACGCCGTTCGACCTGCCGCCGGCCGACGAGGCCGACGGGGGCAAGGCCGCGGTCGCCGCCGAGGGCGGATACCCGCCGGGATCGGCATTGTCCAGTTCCGCCGGCTCCTCCCATCCCCGTCTGGACGCCTGA